In Neomonachus schauinslandi chromosome 6, ASM220157v2, whole genome shotgun sequence, a genomic segment contains:
- the SHISA4 gene encoding protein shisa-4, with translation MRPPGLCGAAPLAAAALLVLGAPLALAREDCLWYLDRNGSWHPGFNCEFFTFCCGTCYQRYCCRDLTLLITERQQKHCLAFSPKTIAGIASAVILFVAVVATTICCFLCSCCYLYRRRQHLQSPFEGQEIPMTGIPVQPVYPYPQDPKAGPAPPQPGYMYPPSGPAPQYPLYPAGPPIYNPAAPPPYMPPQPSYPGA, from the exons ATGCGGCCCCCGGGGCTCTGCGGGGCCGCGCCGCTTGCCGCGGCCGCTCTCCTGGTGCTGGGGGCTCCCCTGG CGCTGGCCCGCGAGGACTGCCTGTGGTACCTGGACCGGAACGGCTCCTGGCATCCAGGCTTCAACTGCGAGTTCTTCACCTTCTGCTGCGGGACCTGCTACCAGCGCTACTGCTGCAGAGACCTGACCTTGCTCATCACCGAGAGGCAGCAGAAGCACTGCCTGGCCTTCAG TCCCAAGACCATAGCAGGCATCGCCTCGGCCGTGATCCTCTTCGTGGCGGTGGTGGCCACCACCATCTGCTGCTTCCTGTGCTCCTGCTGCTACCTGTACCGCCGGCGCCAGCATCTGCAGAGCCCCTTCGAAG GCCAGGAGATTCCAATGACAGGCATCCCAGTGCAGCCAGTGTACCCATACCCCCAGGACCCCAAAGCTGGCCCCGCACCCCCACAGCCTGGCTACATGTACCCTCCTAGTGGTCCTGCTCCCCAGTATCCACTCTACCCAGCTGGGCCCCCTATCTACAACCCTGCAG CTCCTCCCCCCTATATGCCACCACAGCCCTCCTACCCAGGAGCCTGA